In one Marinomonas maritima genomic region, the following are encoded:
- a CDS encoding tyrosine-type recombinase/integrase, whose protein sequence is MLTDLKIKSLKPKEKPYKVLDGDRLYLQIMATGKKFWRMRYKLKGKDSFFTIGEYPMVSLYHARRERDKAAAQIAIGLDPNIEKKADEMRQKREDSSTFYAVSEQFFLKKKDDLSDNYAKQFEVIMEKDVYPAIGDMPISRITAPYLLKILESIESRGAPTIAILARLFISQVFRYAGARLMVEADPTIFLAGVIKRPKVRHNPPLEKPQLVEFFEKLSLYKGFPTTLIAIKIMAHTFIRTKELRFLKWSYIEGDAIILPADIMKMSTKHVVPLSPAVIELINELRKYNGGHELMFPNARDSSRPMSNTTINRVIERLGYQGDFSGHGFRSTASTMLNEMGYREDIIERQLSHMERKGQRRAYNHAEYMPERRKMMQDWSDFLVGVGVIC, encoded by the coding sequence ATGCTCACTGATTTAAAAATAAAGTCGCTTAAACCAAAGGAAAAGCCTTATAAGGTCTTAGATGGTGACCGCTTGTATCTACAAATTATGGCGACGGGTAAAAAATTCTGGCGGATGCGGTATAAGTTAAAAGGTAAGGACAGCTTTTTTACTATCGGTGAATATCCAATGGTGAGCCTTTACCATGCTCGCCGCGAACGAGATAAAGCTGCCGCACAAATAGCGATTGGACTTGATCCGAACATAGAAAAAAAAGCCGATGAAATGCGACAAAAGCGTGAAGACTCAAGTACATTTTATGCAGTTAGTGAGCAGTTTTTTTTGAAGAAAAAAGACGACCTCAGCGACAACTATGCCAAACAGTTTGAAGTGATTATGGAGAAGGATGTTTACCCAGCCATTGGTGATATGCCGATATCTCGAATAACCGCACCTTATCTTTTAAAAATACTAGAATCCATAGAAAGCAGAGGTGCTCCAACTATAGCCATACTGGCGCGGCTTTTTATTAGCCAGGTGTTTAGGTATGCAGGGGCTAGGCTAATGGTTGAAGCCGACCCAACCATATTTTTAGCGGGTGTGATCAAACGTCCTAAAGTTCGACATAATCCACCGCTTGAAAAGCCACAGCTCGTAGAGTTTTTTGAAAAGCTGTCTCTGTACAAAGGTTTTCCAACCACATTAATTGCAATCAAAATAATGGCGCACACGTTCATCCGAACGAAAGAGCTAAGGTTTTTAAAGTGGTCTTATATCGAAGGCGATGCGATTATCTTACCTGCCGATATTATGAAAATGTCTACTAAGCATGTTGTGCCTCTATCGCCTGCAGTTATAGAGTTAATAAACGAACTGAGAAAATACAACGGTGGTCATGAACTCATGTTTCCAAATGCACGGGATTCATCACGGCCAATGAGTAACACTACGATAAACAGAGTCATTGAAAGGCTAGGTTATCAGGGTGACTTTAGTGGTCACGGTTTCAGAAGTACCGCATCCACTATGTTGAATGAAATGGGCTATCGAGAAGACATAATCGAAAGGCAGCTTTCGCACATGGAAAGAAAAGGTCAGCGCCGCGCCTATAACCACGCCGAATACATGCCAGAGCGTAGGAAAATGATGCAAGATTGGTCTGATTTTTTGGTTGGGGTGGGAGTTATTTGCTAG
- a CDS encoding magnesium transporter, giving the protein MHSQVADLIETLIHDEHSPESVNKAISELTPDDVALALESIPLAQRKQAWANIKQANRLDILVEMRGESRQLLLKGLDDAEIEALFTDVDAEDLLEITDSLPDRLVDIALKQMDNKQREYYQQGIVYDDDVVGRWIDHELLIASQSIRVSEALRLLKKSTPSYTDMVYLVNRTGRWVGCVKFDLLFKAQGHEPISSLIDEECSFIHANTELTKAAEQLERSNLSALPIVDDNHILLGRFHAGLAMETWRLEHEAQQMATAGLNEESDLFAPVKRSAATRGIWLGINLLTAFLASAFIGLFEATLQQVVALAVLMPVVASMGGIAGSQTLTLIVRGLALGQITRSNLKSLLSKELKVGGLNGILWSIVIGVVTLWWFESPMLGLVIGLAIIVNIVMAALSGVLIPVLLDKLRIDPALSGSVILTTVTDIAGFVAFLGLGTLLLI; this is encoded by the coding sequence GTGCATAGTCAAGTTGCCGACCTCATCGAAACCCTCATTCATGACGAACATTCACCAGAGTCCGTCAACAAGGCCATTTCAGAGCTCACGCCAGACGATGTGGCCTTAGCACTTGAATCCATTCCGCTTGCTCAGCGTAAACAAGCATGGGCAAATATCAAGCAAGCCAATCGCCTTGATATCTTAGTTGAGATGCGTGGAGAGTCTCGCCAGCTGCTTTTAAAAGGGCTGGACGACGCAGAGATTGAAGCCCTATTCACCGATGTGGACGCCGAAGATCTACTCGAAATAACAGACTCGTTACCGGATCGTCTCGTCGACATTGCCCTAAAACAAATGGACAACAAACAACGTGAATATTACCAACAAGGTATTGTTTACGACGACGATGTTGTTGGCCGCTGGATCGACCATGAACTTTTAATAGCGTCTCAATCTATTCGCGTATCTGAGGCCTTAAGATTGCTGAAAAAAAGCACTCCAAGCTACACCGACATGGTGTATTTAGTAAATAGAACCGGCCGCTGGGTTGGCTGCGTAAAGTTCGACCTACTGTTTAAAGCGCAAGGGCACGAACCTATTTCCAGCTTAATTGATGAAGAGTGCTCTTTCATTCATGCAAATACAGAACTAACCAAAGCAGCAGAACAACTAGAGCGATCCAATTTATCCGCTCTTCCTATTGTAGACGACAACCATATTTTATTAGGCCGATTCCATGCCGGACTCGCGATGGAAACATGGCGTCTAGAGCATGAAGCTCAACAAATGGCAACGGCAGGTCTAAACGAAGAATCTGACTTGTTCGCGCCAGTGAAACGCAGTGCCGCGACGCGTGGCATTTGGCTCGGCATTAATCTGCTGACAGCATTTCTAGCGTCCGCTTTTATTGGATTATTTGAAGCCACTCTGCAACAAGTCGTTGCTTTGGCCGTGCTTATGCCCGTTGTTGCCTCCATGGGCGGCATTGCCGGTAGTCAAACACTGACCTTAATTGTTCGAGGATTGGCATTGGGGCAGATCACTCGCAGCAACTTAAAGTCTCTTTTGTCCAAAGAGTTAAAAGTAGGCGGCTTGAACGGTATTTTGTGGTCTATTGTGATAGGCGTTGTCACGCTTTGGTGGTTCGAAAGCCCAATGCTTGGCCTAGTCATCGGTCTGGCTATTATTGTTAATATAGTAATGGCCGCTCTTTCTGGTGTGCTAATCCCAGTTCTCTTGGATAAATTACGCATTGATCCCGCGCTGTCTGGTTCTGTTATTTTAACAACCGTAACGGACATCGCTGGTTTCGTGGCCTTCTTAGGGCTTGGTACTTTATTGCTGATTTAA